In Chrysemys picta bellii isolate R12L10 chromosome 3, ASM1138683v2, whole genome shotgun sequence, a single genomic region encodes these proteins:
- the FAM98A gene encoding protein FAM98A encodes MEFELMESDILESLEDLGYKGPLLEDGALTQAVSGGASSPEFTKLCAWLVSELRLYCKLEENVQATNSPNEAEEFQLEVSGLLGEMNCPYASLTSGDVTKRLLNQKNCLLLLTYLISELEAARMLCVNAPPKKAQEGGGSEVFQELKGICIALGMSKPPANITMFQFFSGIEKKLKETLAKVPPGHVGKPLLKKPLGPAHWEKIEAINQAIANEYEVRRKLLVKRLDVTVQSFGWSDRAKSQTEKLAKVYQPKRALLTTKCTISIAHLLAARQDLSKIMRTSSGSIREKTVCAINKVLMGRVPDRGGRPNEIEPPPPEMPPWQKRQDGPPQQSGGRGGRGGYESSYGGRGGYEQGGHDRGGRGGYDSSYGGRGGHEQGGHERGGRGGGRGGYDHGNRGGGRGNKHQGGWTDGGGGGYQDSNYRDSNYRDAGFQTGGYHGGGGGYQGGGYGGYQSSSYTGSGYQGGGGSSGGYQQDNRYQDGGHHGDRGGGRGGGRGGRGGRGGRGGPGGGWGGRGGQNFNQGGQFEQHFQHGGYQYNQSGFGQGRHFTS; translated from the exons ATGGAGTTCGAGCTCATGGAGAGCGACATCCTGGAGTCGTTGGAGGATCTAGG TTACAAAGGTCCATTGTTAGAAGATGGAGCGCTGACTCAAGCAGTCTCTGGTGGAGCCAGTTCCCCTGAATTTACAAAACTCTGTGCTTGGCTGGTGTCTGAGTTAAGGCTATACTGTAAACTAGAAGAAAATGTGCAAGCTACTAACA GTCCAAATGAAGCAGAAGAGTTCCAACTTGAAGTGAGTGGGCTACTGGGGGAAATGAACTGTCCATATGCATCACTAACATCAGGAGACGTGACAAAACGCCTTCTCAATCAGAAGAACTGCCTCCTGCTGCTCA CATACCTCATCTCAGAACTGGAAGCTGCCAGAATGCTGTGTGTGAACGCCCCTCCAAAAAAAGCACAAGAAGGAGGTGGTAGCGAGGTCTTTCAGGAGCTAAAAGGCATTTGTATTGCATTAGGCATGTCCAAGCCTCCAGCCAACATAACTATGTTCCAGTTCTTCAGTGGAATCGAAAAAAAA CTAAAAGAAACCTTAGCAAAGGTTCCACCTGGCCATGTTGGAAAACCTTTACTGAAGAAACCATTGGGACCGGCTCATTGG GAAAAAATTGAAGCAATTAACCAAGCCATAGCCAATGAGTATGAAGTTCGGAGAAAACTGTTAGTGAAACGTTTGGATGTAACTGTGCAGTCGTTTGGCTGGTCAGATAGAGCTAAG AGTCAAACAGAGAAACTGGCTAAAGTCTACCAACCCAAACGTGCCCTCTTAACTACCAAGTGCACTATTTCCATTGCTCACCTCTTGGCAGCTCGGCAAGATTTGTCCAAGATTATGAGGACAAGCAGTGGGTCTATCAGAGAAAAGACGGTGTGTGCCATTAATAAG GTATTAATGGGCAGAGTACCTGACAGAGGGGGCAGACCAAATGAAATCGAGCCTCCACCTCCTGAGATGCCACCATGGCAGAAAAGACAAGATGGTCCTCCACAGCAAAGtggaggcagaggaggaagaggtggctATGAATCATCATATGGAGGAAGAGGTGGTTATGAACAAGGGGGTCATGACAGAGGAGGGCGAGGAGGTTATGATTCATCATATGGAGGACGAGGAGGTCATGAACAAGGGGGTCATGAACGAGGAGGTCGAGGAGGAGGACGGGGTGGTTATGACCATGGAaacagagggggaggaagaggaaacaaGCACCAAGGAGGCTGGACAGATGGCGGAGGAGGAGGCTATCAGGACAGCAATTACAGAGATAGCAACTACAGAGATGCAGGTTTTCAAACAGGTGGTTACCATGGTGGCGGTGGTGGCTACCAAGGAGGCGGCTATGGAGGCTATCAATCTTCTTCATACACAGGAAGTGGATACCAgggtggtggcggcagcagcgGCGGTTACCAGCAAGACAACAGATACCAAGACGGTGGTCACCATGGTGATCGAGGTGGTGGGCGCGGAGGAGGGAGAGGTGGCCGTGGAGGCCGCGGTGGCCGTGGAGGCccaggaggaggctggggaggCAGAGGTGGACAGAACTTTAATCAAGGTGGGCAGTTTGAGCAGCACTTCCAGCATGGAGGCTATCAGTATAATCAGTCTGGATTTGGACAAGGAAGACACTTTACTAGCTGA